The genomic window TTACAATGTTGACGTTTTATCTCTCGGTGGTCGAAAAAACTTTGCTATAAATGAAATGAATATGTTCAACGCAGGGCTGAGATTAGATCAGGTGGCCATAGGCGGCGAAGCGTATATGCGCTCTGCAAATTTAGAGTTGGGCGGCAAGTGGAAATTACAGCCCGGTGCGGCGCTGCGTTATGGTTTGCGCTATCAAACGGCAAGCGAGTTAGATGAAATTTACCAACCCTATGCCGGTAACAGCTTAAGGCTGAAGCTAGATTGGGCTAAACGCGATGGGCCGCATAGGTGGCAAATGAAATACCAGTGGGGTAACGAAAATAAAAATGATGGGGGTGGTGCAGAAACCGATGCTGGCTTCACTACTTTTAGCAGCTATTCCGCAACCCGCCATTTATGGGCGGCAAGCTGGGATTACACCCATAAGCAGTGGAATATTAAACCGTTTATAGAACTAAGAAAAAGCCAATACAAAGACCCGCATATTTTTAGCGATGATACTCAAACATTACGCATCGACGACAAAAAAGTTGTAGGCCTTGAGTTGAATAGAACGCTTTCTGAACACTGGGATATAAACGTGGATTTACGCTCTAGTAATAATAACTCTGCAATAGAAAGCTATAGTTACAATCAAAATATAATAACGTTTACCCTCGGTTGGCAAAATTAATAAACCTGCTAGTTAACCATGCGCATTTGCCGAACTATAAAAGCAAAGCGACCACGCCTAAGTATTGGATGGTCGCTGAGTATTCTATGCTAGCGTGGTGTTCTCTTTCTGCGTACCAAACCTAAACAAGTAAGGCCAAGTAAGCCAAGTAAAGTGAGCGAACCACCGCCACTACCACCATTAGAATTGGAAGGTGGCTCATAGCTGTCTATTCGGTCGTTCTCTACGGGTGTTTCATTGCCTAGCGTGTCTACCGTCGCATCCAATATGGTAATGGCGTAAATTTTCACTGCGTGTTCATACTCTACCGGCACCTGATTGTTAGCGTCGTCGGTGGTGTAGTCCATTAGTGGCATGCTTTCGAATGAATTTTGGAAGGAGTACACGGGTAAATCACTGATGCTTTCTAAAATAGCAAGGCCTGCTGCATCGGTGTGGCCAAATACCGTAAAGCCGCCATTCTGAATATCTAAATTTGCGCCATTATCTTTAAGGTTAAAAAACCACTGGCTGGTAGCGCTATTAACATTGTTGCCAGTTTTAGCCATAGCTATAGTGCCTGCTACGTTAGAGTAAACAGGTTCGTTTAATATGGCGGGGTTTGTTTCAATGCGCGCTGGGTTCTCGTCCTGTTCCCAAGTGTAGCCACCACCCTGTACTATAAAGTTATCTACAGAGCGGTGAATAATCGAGTCGGTATAGCTACCGGCGTTAACATAGGCCAAAAAATTCTCTACGGTAATTGGCGTGTGTTCATCGTAGAGGTTTACTTCAAAATCACCCAGTGAAGTTTGAAACTGCACCGTTGTTGCCTGAGCCTGCAGAGCGCATAGGCTAAGTAAAGCAGAGGCGCAAGCGAGTTTGCCGTTGCGGGCGATAGTGGTTTTATATTTGGGGAATAGGCTAATTGAAGCTAAATATTTAATCATAATGCGCAACGCTACTTATATTAGGGTGAATTTTAGATTAAGGCTGAATTATATAGCAGGCGACATACTTTAGCGCTTATGCCTAAGGTAAGTCTGTAAAATTTTGTAACTAATAAACAGTTGTGTTGTAAGCGTTTAAAATATAGCCATTAAAAGGCCTGCCGCACACAAAGTACGGCAGGCTACGGTGTTAACTTAAATGCAAAGGCCTTTTGAGCAATTGCATAAATTACTGAGTAGTTTAGAAGGAGAAATTAATACCGGCATTCAAGTGGTTAAGGTCGTACTCGGTACCGTCTGCCAATGGTCCAAACTCGTCATCTTCGTACTCCACATTATAGCGGGCATACTCTAGGCGCAATGAAAGGTTCTCGGTAAGGTTGATATCCGACCCTACACCCCAGAAGAGCTCGTTGCCGTCGTTATCGGTATTAAACGAATCGCTGTTTAGTTCTGCATCCCAAAACAATAGGCCGCCGCGCAAATATACATCCACCATTTCGGTGTTTAGCACATACGCTAAGCCAGAAAGCTCTATGCCAGTTGTATTGGTCGAGAAAAAGTCGTTGTTAGTTCCACCAAAATCTACATAGCCAAGTTGAGCCGCAAAAATAGGCCCGATCTTTACGCCGCTATAAATTGAGTAAGCAGCATCGTCGTCATCACCAAAGTCATCGTTGTTAACATCTATTCGTCCGTAAGAGCCACCAATATAAGGAGAGATGCCTTCGTTTACGTCGTTAGCATAAGAAGCGCCGGTAAAAACTAAGCCTAGAGAAGTAATGGAAATTGCTAAAGGTTTAATAAAGTTTTTCATGTGTAACTCCTAATTTTTTGATCGTTAAAGTGCGTGTCAAAAATACTCAAATTACGTGTTGTAAATAAAAGCGAGTTTTAAGTTGCTTTTTATCAACACTATCTAATTTAAATGGCCCTATACATAAACCAATTTGAAACGCCTAAAGAATGTATTTCTTCGCGTTTGCATAGGGCATTGCAGGCGTCGTGCCAATACTATGTATTTTCTTTTGAGTTACTGCTTTGTGTGATGTTTATCACTAATTAGAGCGAAGTGGAGTGTTTTTTAATCGATATAAGCGCCAGTTTGAGTGATTAATAAGCTATTGAATTTATTCGAGTAAGCATTCAAAAATCCCATTAAACATAGACCCGCTAGTTGTGCATGATTTTTTGTAAAAAGGAAAAAATAATTGAATAAGTTGCAAGTTAGCAAGGTTGTTTAGCCTCTTGTGGCTTTGCAATGCCTATAAATAGGGGGCAGGGCAAGGTGGATTGATAATTGCAGAATAGCTTGTGCAGAAATAGCTTTTTTGAAAATAGATAGTTAGTAAATAGATGGTTAATAAGTAAATAGTTAATAAGTAGTTATTGCCTGCACTAATACCTGCACTAACACTAAATTGGGTGAATGGAGTAAACATGAAATATAAATACACACATCTTATAAGCGTAATAATACTTACCGCTATTGCATTAAAGAGTGTGCCTTTATTGCTGCTAGTACTAGCAGCTTGGATTGCGCTTGCTCTAGGTGCTGTGGCTCTGGCCTATAAATACAATTGGGCAATGCTATTTCGCAAGAAAAAGAACGGCGTAATACCAGCCTCTGTACGTTGGGTGTTTACCCCCTATTTAGTGGGCGTAACGCTATACAATATTTATATAAAATCGAAAGATAGTGTGCCAGTTATTCAAAAAATAGAACCTAATTTGTATTTAGGGGCAAGAATGCGCGCAGGTGAACTAGAAAACTTGCATTCGGTAAAAATTCAAAGCGTATTAGATTTAACCGCAGAATTTGACGGCCTGGGTGATTACGCGCAGGAGCATGATATAGATTATTTAAATATTCCAGTGCTGGATCACGGCTTGCCCAAACTTCATCAACTTGTTCAAGCATGTCGTTGGATAGATAAAAACGTTAAGCGCAAGCGTTCAGTGTTAGTACATTGTGCTTTAGGCAGAGGTCGTTCGGTACTTGTAGTCGCTGCTTACCTATTAGCGACTAAAAAAGCGGGTGATGTAGAAGAAGCGCTAGATGAAATTCGCACAATACGTGCTACTGCTCGCTTAAACAAAAGGCAGCATAGCGCGCTAAATAAATGGAAAGAAGAATTGCAGCAATCCACTATAAAAAAAGAGCAGGCATGGTTAATAGCCAACCCTGTTTCTGGTACCGAACAGTGGCCGAGATACAAGCAAGATATTATTGCACGCTTAGAAAATCACTTTGATCTACATGTGGTGGAAACAAGTAAGCAGCTAGGCGCCGATTACTGGGCTAAGCAAGCGCTTAAAGCCAAGGTTGGTCTTGTAATAATTAGTGGTGGCGATGGAACTGTTGGCGAAGCAGCAAGTGTGCTAGCGAATACAGACACCGTAATGGGGGTATTACCCTTAGGTACGGCAAATGCCCTTAGCCACGCCATTATAGGCTGGCAAACAAAAATAATACCGGTAGAAAGCGCTTGCGAAACAATTGAATCTGGCGAGCCACGCCGCATTGATACAGCGCTATGTAACAAAAAAAGAATGCTACTGGCTATGGGAATAGGCATAGAAGCAAAAATGATTACTGAGGCTAGCGCAGAGCGAAAGAGCAAGCTCGGACAATTAGCCTACATCGATGGCTTTTTTAGAGCCCTTAAGCATGGCAACGAATATAAATTAGATGTGAAATTTGATGATGAGCCGGTGAAGCGTATTGTTACAAAAAGTTTAGTGGTAGCCAATGCAGCCCCAGTTACAACACTGCTGGCGCAGGGCAACGGTAGCCCAAACTACAGCGATGGCTTTTTAGATGTTACTTGGCTGCCTAAGGGAGGGGAAGTCGCAGATGAGGTGATGTCCCTAGGGGCGCTAGCTTTATCTGGTCTCTACGAACGTCCTTTTAATGGACATGTGTTTCACAAGCGCGCCAAAAAAATATCTATTTCTTCCCCTGGTGCCATTCACTATGTACTTGATGGCGAACCAAAATGTGACCAACAAATAACCCTTGAGCTTGAATCGAAAAGCTTAAGAATATTTGTGCCTGTTACTGAGGGCAATGAAGGCAATGAAGCGAATAGCGAAACAGAATATAGAGACAACAAAGCTCAAGCCATTGAACCCTTAACACCCTTGAATAAACAAGAACAAACCGATTCGGTTCTAGAGCGTTAATACAATGACAGCCATGTTTTGCGCATGTCTCATGGTTTATTTCAATATACTTAAAAGGGCTGGGCTGTGAAAAAACTATTATTCAAACGTAAATTACTTTACGCTAGCCTATTAGCCGCGGCGAGCGTTGCTGCTGCGCCGGTTCAAGCAGAGAAAGCGCAGCCATCTAACTGCCAGCCTATAAAAAATACAGAAGCCATTGCAGAGGGTACCCGTGTTAATAAAAAAGCACTTGGTAAATGGAAGAATAAAAAAATACATAAAATAAACATAACCATTAACAATATTTTTGATGAGAGTGACCCAGCCGAAAACAAATGGATTTACCGTTTGGCCAATAGAATACAGGTGAATACACGTGAAAATACTATTCGCTCGCAATTGCTCTTTAAAGAGGGTGACGAGGTAGATCCAGAAAGAATAGAAGAAAGCTTAAGGCGTTTATACAAAAAAGAATATTTACTGGATGTAAAACTCGAGCTGGCCGAGCAGTGTGGCGACTCGGTAACGCTTGATTTAATTGTACGTGATGCGTGGACAATAGAGCCGAGAATATCAGCTGGGCATGAAGGCGGAGAGAGCAGCAGTGAATTCGGCCTGCGTGATGGAAACTTTCTGGGCAGCGGCGCCGAGCTGGAGCTTATTTATAAAACTGATGCCGAGCGCAGTCAGGTGGATTATAAATATCGCAGTGAGAACTTTCTAAATACGCGTTGGTTAGCAGAGTTCTACCACGCAGACCTATCCGACGGCGAAAATAATCGCGTAATTCTAGAGAAACCCTACTATTCCAATAACACCCGT from Saccharophagus degradans 2-40 includes these protein-coding regions:
- a CDS encoding tetratricopeptide repeat protein, which produces MMKIIKQSILAIAVCCAANSYGADTNQQLTLSAQAAFAKQNYAKALEHYQTIHKQAASYENSYAMAVCYFKLKQWSKAHAIFVNLAATNPEDEWVEINLALTLAKMGRIEESLQRLLALASLADSEYVATLAYSNYKKISAQYPEDSSQQASQASTILSASLGVGIDSNVVSFVDEVTRYGNDTFIELSASTAWYSSADFTNNFVLDANFYSSKYTSTADYNVDVLSLGGRKNFAINEMNMFNAGLRLDQVAIGGEAYMRSANLELGGKWKLQPGAALRYGLRYQTASELDEIYQPYAGNSLRLKLDWAKRDGPHRWQMKYQWGNENKNDGGGAETDAGFTTFSSYSATRHLWAASWDYTHKQWNIKPFIELRKSQYKDPHIFSDDTQTLRIDDKKVVGLELNRTLSEHWDINVDLRSSNNNSAIESYSYNQNIITFTLGWQN
- a CDS encoding diacylglycerol kinase family protein; this encodes MKYKYTHLISVIILTAIALKSVPLLLLVLAAWIALALGAVALAYKYNWAMLFRKKKNGVIPASVRWVFTPYLVGVTLYNIYIKSKDSVPVIQKIEPNLYLGARMRAGELENLHSVKIQSVLDLTAEFDGLGDYAQEHDIDYLNIPVLDHGLPKLHQLVQACRWIDKNVKRKRSVLVHCALGRGRSVLVVAAYLLATKKAGDVEEALDEIRTIRATARLNKRQHSALNKWKEELQQSTIKKEQAWLIANPVSGTEQWPRYKQDIIARLENHFDLHVVETSKQLGADYWAKQALKAKVGLVIISGGDGTVGEAASVLANTDTVMGVLPLGTANALSHAIIGWQTKIIPVESACETIESGEPRRIDTALCNKKRMLLAMGIGIEAKMITEASAERKSKLGQLAYIDGFFRALKHGNEYKLDVKFDDEPVKRIVTKSLVVANAAPVTTLLAQGNGSPNYSDGFLDVTWLPKGGEVADEVMSLGALALSGLYERPFNGHVFHKRAKKISISSPGAIHYVLDGEPKCDQQITLELESKSLRIFVPVTEGNEGNEANSETEYRDNKAQAIEPLTPLNKQEQTDSVLER
- a CDS encoding outer membrane beta-barrel protein yields the protein MKNFIKPLAISITSLGLVFTGASYANDVNEGISPYIGGSYGRIDVNNDDFGDDDDAAYSIYSGVKIGPIFAAQLGYVDFGGTNNDFFSTNTTGIELSGLAYVLNTEMVDVYLRGGLLFWDAELNSDSFNTDNDGNELFWGVGSDINLTENLSLRLEYARYNVEYEDDEFGPLADGTEYDLNHLNAGINFSF
- a CDS encoding peptidylprolyl isomerase → MIKYLASISLFPKYKTTIARNGKLACASALLSLCALQAQATTVQFQTSLGDFEVNLYDEHTPITVENFLAYVNAGSYTDSIIHRSVDNFIVQGGGYTWEQDENPARIETNPAILNEPVYSNVAGTIAMAKTGNNVNSATSQWFFNLKDNGANLDIQNGGFTVFGHTDAAGLAILESISDLPVYSFQNSFESMPLMDYTTDDANNQVPVEYEHAVKIYAITILDATVDTLGNETPVENDRIDSYEPPSNSNGGSGGGSLTLLGLLGLTCLGLVRRKRTPR